The Lycium barbarum isolate Lr01 chromosome 4, ASM1917538v2, whole genome shotgun sequence nucleotide sequence ccgaagccaaagcctccatgcacatcatcataaactcccgaaataggcccgatatgcccattgaaatcacctcccacaaatagcttctcagtaggcggtatgcctcccactaactcgtccaaatcctcccaaaagcgcctcttctcctcctcgcctaagcccacttgcggcgcatatgcactaataatgttcaaagtgagcccttcaacgtccaccttaatcgacatcatcctatcagtggctcGCCTAACTTCTACCGCCACttctaacctctaccacctgatcccttaattcactatctactaaaatgcccaccccatttctatacttcgacctaccagagaaccacagcttatacccgtctacctccttagctttaggacctactcATTTGGTttcttggacacaagctatattaatcttcctcttcttaagaatcttaactagctctatggacttccccgttaacgtcccaatgttccaagaacctactctcaacctagacgctcctttaacccacttacccctcctaaccctcgcccccgtccccgaacgagaacatgaccctagtctatcatcactaaccaaagccacgaaaatgagtatgaactaataaattattcaaaggtctaaagtcagcaaaatgtaactacaagtgtatggacaaataatggatatggcaaccggaggtacaactccagttgaactgaacctggtcgccgcaggaaaacactgttcaacatctgagttactgttcactgccggaatAATGTTCACAAAGACCTGAAAGGGAGAAGAgaagggaaggggggggggggggggggggggggggggggtggggggggggaagaaaaaaagaacaagaaaagaaagaagaagaaaaaaaggggAGAGAAAGAGAGGGTTGGCCGGAAAATGGTGCCGAAAAGTCGCCGGCGATGTTGCAGCGGTGTTCTGGCAGCGCCAAAAGCAgataaaaaaaagggggaaaaaggagaagagaagaaaaagaggggaagaagaaaagggaagagAGAAGATAAGTAAATCTGGCCGGAAAAGTGGtcggcgttacctggtcgccggcgTCACCTGAACAGTGATGAGGTATGGTCGCCGGACGGGGTGGTGGGTGAGGGGGGGAGGGAGGGAGCAGATCTTTACCGTTGGCAGAggagaggagagagaaagcagaGGAGAGGAGAGAGAAAATAGAATCCTTTCTGAAGAACTCTTCAGAGGCAAATGATTAAAAGAAATAATGCTGCAGTAGCTCAAGTTCTTGTGCAATGGTCCAATCTACCTCCTGAGGATGCTACGTGGCAAGATTATCAGTTTCTTAAAGCAAAGTTTCCAGATTTTGATACTTGATCCTTGAGGACAAGGATTGTTTTTAAACGGAGGGGTATGTAATGATCTTACTTAGTGGTAGAAATTACTTAGTAGTAGAAATTAGTATGAATAAATGTTGAAGCCAAGGTTCGATATCGGGTCTATCAATTCAGCAAAGGAGCAACTAATTTTTATCAACGGTCCAGATTAGTTCATTATTAATGAGCTCGAAGGGATAGGATTTAGCCACGTCATCAAATTGGTTGACACGGGAGAGAGGATTGAACAATTATGACAGGTCATTTTCTCTCTCTACTCTTTcctctcttcctcttcttcctcatgattctcttcttcttgattctaaaccctctctatcttcttcttcttaacaGATCTCATATGGCTATGGTGGATTCTCCTATTATCTAGTTTCATTTTATTGAGCATTTAAATTCCTTGTATTCAAGTTCCATTTTAGTGGTATAAACAGAAAATTGTCCAAAAAAATATTCTTCAATTTCGCATTATTATTGTTCTTAGTTCAGATcttctgcatttgattgctgcttttATTTgtgggccgttgtactttgggTATCTTATTTATTTATACTAGTCAcggctcctttctttccggactgttctaccatgactttctcgcttttgttattccttgttttcatattgttttcgatatgcttggccctatctgaccttttgtcttgttttcttcTCTTGAGCCAAGGgcctttcggaaacagccgccctacctttcaaggtgggggttagttctgcgtacactctaccctccccagaccccacatggtgggattatactgggcttgttgttgttgttgtattgttctTAGTTCAGATCCACGACTGGGTCATTACGGAGTGGTAACGTAGAAGAGAGAGAATAGTTTGGGCTTTCGTAGACTCACATATGGTGGGAGTAAAGAGAATCCCAACCTAACCACACTTTGTCCCCCGCCTTCAATTTCCTTCCTTTTTTCCAGCCTAGCACGTGTTCTCACTCCTTGGAATTGAATGGGACAAATAAATTCCTTTCCTTCCATTCTGGATTTACCTACCTATGCTTGACATGGAAACTATAAAAGATAAGGAACTCCAAAGGCAACATAAAAGAGGGAGCATGGCTGGGGGAGCCAACTCCACATCCCAGTCCTCATGTTCCATATTGATTCCTACTACTACCACATGATATATAAATCCTACGTCCTATTTCTCCTAATTGATTCCAATAAATCTATCAATCCCCATTAAATGCAACGTCATCCTTACTATGCATCGTCATCCAATACAGATACCCATAGCCTCAAACTACAATTAACTTGCCATTTCCCCAAAAGCCTAAAGGGCTAAAAGAAACAAGATGCAAGTCTGCGTTCATAACCAAAGAAATTTGTGCCTTCTATTCAAGGGTAGGAAACATTCATCATAAGCATTCAATGACCTCAAAGATAAAAATTAGAATGTCGAACGATCTTATGGCAGTTAACACAGTTGGAAGGTAATTAATTTTTATAATGTAAAACAAATTCGCAGCAGTATCTAAGGGGCCTAAAACACAAACAAGATGCGCTGAATCATACATCAGATACAGACAATCAATACAAATAATCACACAGAGTAATTCAGAAGTGGAAGCATATAATTGGATAATAAAGCACTAGAGTAATTTTGCATTCATAGCGGAATGATTTTTCCCGTCAGTGAAGGGTTAGATGACAAATATCCTGAAACACTCGAACAAAACCATCTATGACCTTAGTAAGAAACAATCAGTATTATCAGTTAACACAGAGTCAAAAAACTTTTAGAATACAAACCAGACTTACTTTATATAATCATCTACTACAGAAATATATTCTGACAGTAGCATATCATGCAAGTCAACCTTTCAAAAGGAAGGAACCGATCGATCTTTTGAGTGTTGtacttttccttttttctttcttgatggtTTGAGGGAGGGGGAGAGCGGAGGGTTGGGGCGAATATTTCTCCCTGCTAGCATACGGATAATATGGAAGCATATAGTTGACTTATAAGGATAATACAGAAGCACACGGTTGATAGAGCCTATTCCCAGAAAAAACAGATTCAAAAGGGAGCTGCAAAAGCACCTTCTCAACTAAAAAAAGGGAACTGCCAAAGCAAACTTCACTAAAACCACAAATACTAACCGACAAACAAGTCAGATGCTAAATCAAATAACCAAAATAGGTTTTGAGGATATTACCCAGAGAACTTTGTCAGCTGTACAAGATTTGATTGCTCTCGACTGGCTTTCGCCTGCCAAATGTAGCCCACCCTCTGTCGCGACCGATCCCAACATTATCTGCGAAAAATTGCACGAGCAAAGCAGACTGGTGACACAGGTACATTTGGATGCAAGATTTCTGACCTAAAGATAAACCTTCAGTCTACAATGCACGCAGAAAGCAACAAGAGAAAGATCATATATTTTGAAGTAACATTGCAACATCAGCAGAAAAGTATCCAGAGCTCCAGACCATGATAACTTCTCCAACTACAATGAGAATTAAAGCTTTTTGAAGTTTCAGAACTTACAAAACATGAAAAAAGTCACTACCAACTCACCATCCAAATAAGAGCGAATTTTGTTTGCACGAAAAAAAGAGGCAGCAGAGTTCTGTTTCACACCTATCCTTATGATAAAAGAGAGAATTGCCAAGGAAGTAACCTccataaattgaaaaaaaaaaaaaagacaaaacatTTACCCTTCAAGCAACAAGAATGTATCAAAAGAAAGCTGTCATTACATGGCAAAATATGataactaagagcctgtttggatgggcttaaaaaaagcagcttataagctgttttcaacttataagctgttttaaatAAGCTAAGCTAAacagcccaattatttttttgagcttattttaagcataaaatggctttaagctggccagtcaaacactcaaaaaagctgaaagcagcttataagcaactttaagccaatccaaacaggatCTAAGAAGAGGTGTGTTACACAAAACTTCTAATCATACTAATTACTGCTTTCATAAAACATAAACTAGGGTAGATACATATAAAACCAAATAAGACATAAATTAAAGAAGGGTATTACATAGCGCTGCCACTACTACCCTTTACTGAAACTAGACGTACTAACCCCTACAATACTTAAAACAACAAATGCTTAAAAGGAAAGACCCAAACTTGCTGATTAGACTATACAGTTACTACACTATATTCTAATCCAACCCACAAAAACAACCTATTAGCTAGATCTACTTAACAAAGGATTTAAACTAAGGAAATTTGAGGAAATTGCTTTGCCAAGCCGTCCTTCCCCTTGAAAAAATAAGGGAAGCTGTCACGTGGTGGGAGCAAAACACAAACTTCTTATTCATAACTGCCAATTCAACTAGTCATTCGAGATCGAGCCTGAGAAGACGCCTCAAGTCAGTTGTAGCGTCACTTGTTTTCTTGAAGAAAGCCGGTACAGGCAAAGAGCTAGGTGGTGGCGAGGAGACAAAAGCCGATCCAGCATAAAAATTCATCTGCTTGGGCACCATATCAGGCTCTGGACCAAGCCGATCTGTAGTCGACAACACCAAATCTGATAccactttcttcttttccttaACAACAACCTTGTCCGTGTTATTGGTCAAGGCTTCACCGCGCTTCAGAATCTTCACCTCACCCATCACCAGATGAGGAGTAGAAGCCGATCCATTCTTTTGTGGACTTCGTTTTCTTCTGTTGTTGTTCTTAGGGTTAGAGTTAGGGTTTGGTATAGGGTTAGAACTGGCATTTCGTCTAGATCTCATAGGTTGTGGACGATAACTTACGCGTTGTTGTTTGAGAACATCCTGTGGTTGAAGAACGGCAACTCCGGCCATCGCAAAAACTTTAGATccgaaataaaaaataaatcaaaagacAAATTCAACAAATCAGTGAAAAGAAATTGATATTGCTATTGCTATAGCTATAGCTATTGATACATACAAACAGATCTACTGTTGGGAGAAGAGAGGTTTGTTTTTAATGGATTTACAAGGGCAGAAGAGAAGGGCTTATAAAGAGAAAATCGAAGGCGGTTTTGGGGAAAAGGAAACAAATGGGGCAATGACGTGGCGGTAGTGGAGAGGTTGATATTCGGATATACTCGCATTTAATAGCGCGTGCGGATTTCTCCTTTTCAAAGTTGAATTGGGACGCACATTACTGAATTGGAAACTACTTCGGAAAAAGGTGtaaacagtgttttaaaaggcgggggcgtaaggcgaggcgttttatgtctgcctcagcgaggcgtaagccccgaggcacgaggcgtaagtctcatgggactttaatttttagtattttataaaatgatataattataataaatacttttaaattggttaaataacgtaacaaattgaagaaaacaataaataagtgatatatatatatatatatacacacatatacatactccacccccacaaaaaaactaattagaacaatctattatacgtacttacaagtataagtgactgctcgttacttttttgagatagtagaagacaagataaataattgaaaaagaacatatattaggcattctagcaataaaaaaaagtcttgacttttaaatttaatgtttcaatttctttttaaaatatttgagtaattacatgttgacttttgaaaatttgggcattatactaaggacttatttaacaaatttcgttttagtttgaagaagttttctggacttacgccccaacaaaaaaaaactcgccccaaacgcctaggcttacgccccaacaaaaaaaaaactcgccccaaacgcctgggcgtacgcctttggggacttgcgccccgacccatcgccccgaggcatttttggtacgtcccgccccggggctcgcctcaaaaacgccttttaaaacactgggtgtaaaaaggaaaggaaataaAACGCTAATAACACGGGACAAGTATGAGTGAGTATCTTACtatcttttcattttcttttattttagtttctattttttaaagttgttgaaacaagaaAGGGAAACAAAGTTATTCTCCTCTCTAGTCACCGGTGATTTAATTGTCCTTCCATCTTAGGCTTTTCATTATTACTACCACTTATGTTAGGGTCAACAATACTTATCCCTTGAATAATAAAATTTGTATTACTTGGGAAAAACTTTATTGAGCTTCTATCATATGAAAGTATTTCTAAGTAATCATGATGTTGCAAAAGTGATTGTTTGAAACGTAATTTTTTTCCAGTTCACAAGGCTTGCTATATTCTTTACATTCTATTTAATCCAACCTAAATCCTATATTGTAACTTTTGTATTGTTATTTATCCGTCATTAAATAAAATATGCGTTGGATATATTAAAAAGAATAATGACCCAAAATATGCAGTTTTATTGCTTATACATTTATTTTAGTTGTTTTCCTTGTGTAAATTTTAAAGCTAATAGTTTAAAATCTCATACGTGCAAATTTCCTTTGCGATTGTGGATAATTTATTTGCTAAAGTTGTTGAAGAAAAATTAGGCAGTAAGTAAAtgtaagaaaaaaattaattagctCTGATAAAAAAATCATAATActgatattaatttttttttcagtaATGCTTTTTTTAGCGTAATGTGCAAATAAGTCAAATAATGTAACACTAAAAATTGTTTGTTTTTGTAATAAAACGagattttatttattaatttttttcgttTAATAGAACTATGTAAT carries:
- the LOC132636121 gene encoding uncharacterized protein LOC132636121, producing the protein MAGVAVLQPQDVLKQQRVSYRPQPMRSRRNASSNPIPNPNSNPKNNNRRKRSPQKNGSASTPHLVMGEVKILKRGEALTNNTDKVVVKEKKKVVSDLVLSTTDRLGPEPDMVPKQMNFYAGSAFVSSPPPSSLPVPAFFKKTSDATTDLRRLLRLDLE